The following proteins come from a genomic window of Streptomyces sp. Sge12:
- a CDS encoding adenylate/guanylate cyclase domain-containing protein — translation MTVDDSASSASPAPGGGSASGPGTPIGRDQHTPHHEVDHTAQPTADPLAIRLEQLILGAERRYTPFQAARSAGVSMELASRFWRAMGFADIGQARALTEADVLALRRLAGLVEAGLLSEPMAVQVARSTGQTTARLAEWQIDSFLEGLTEPPEPGMTRTEVTYPLVELLLPELEEFLVYVWRRQLAAATGRVVQVADDDEMVDRRLAVGFADLVGFTRLTRRLEEEELGELVESFETTAADLVAAHGGRLIKTLGDEVLYCADDAATAAEIALRLIETMELDPQMPELRVGIAFGTVTTRMGDVFGTTVNLASRLTSIAPKDAVLVDGAMAEELARTGAAPVSEKEAETAPDEGASYRFALQPMWQRPVRGLGVVEPWSLTRRKRAGTG, via the coding sequence TTGACCGTCGACGACTCTGCGTCCAGCGCGTCCCCGGCCCCCGGCGGAGGCTCCGCATCCGGCCCGGGTACCCCGATCGGCCGCGACCAGCACACCCCGCACCACGAGGTCGATCACACGGCCCAGCCGACGGCGGATCCGCTCGCCATCCGGCTGGAGCAGCTGATCCTCGGTGCCGAGCGCCGGTACACCCCGTTCCAGGCCGCCCGCAGCGCGGGCGTGTCCATGGAGCTGGCCTCGCGCTTCTGGCGGGCCATGGGCTTCGCCGACATCGGGCAGGCCCGGGCGCTGACCGAGGCCGACGTACTGGCCCTGCGCCGGCTCGCCGGCCTGGTGGAGGCCGGACTGCTGTCCGAGCCGATGGCCGTGCAGGTGGCCCGGTCCACCGGGCAGACCACGGCCCGGCTCGCCGAGTGGCAGATCGACTCGTTCCTGGAGGGGCTCACCGAGCCGCCGGAGCCGGGGATGACCCGTACCGAGGTCACGTACCCGCTGGTGGAGCTGCTGCTGCCCGAGCTGGAGGAGTTCCTCGTCTACGTGTGGCGGCGCCAGCTGGCGGCCGCGACCGGGCGCGTGGTGCAGGTGGCCGACGACGACGAGATGGTCGACCGGCGGCTCGCGGTGGGCTTCGCCGACCTGGTCGGCTTCACGCGCCTGACGCGGCGGCTGGAGGAGGAGGAGCTCGGCGAGCTGGTCGAGTCCTTCGAGACGACCGCGGCGGACCTGGTGGCCGCGCACGGCGGCCGGCTGATCAAGACCCTCGGCGACGAGGTGCTGTACTGCGCCGACGACGCGGCGACGGCGGCGGAGATCGCACTGCGGCTGATCGAGACGATGGAGCTCGACCCGCAGATGCCCGAGCTGCGGGTCGGGATCGCCTTCGGCACGGTGACCACCCGGATGGGCGATGTCTTCGGGACCACGGTGAACCTCGCCAGCCGGCTGACGTCGATAGCCCCCAAGGACGCGGTCCTGGTGGACGGTGCGATGGCCGAGGAGCTCGCCCGGACCGGGGCCGCCCCGGTGTCGGAGAAGGAGGCGGAGACGGCGCCCGACGAGGGCGCGTCCTACCGCTTCGCCCTGCAGCCGATGTGGCAGCGGCCGGTCCGCGGGCTCGGCGTGGTGGAGCCCTGGTCGCTGACGCGGCGGAAGCGGGCGGGCACCGGGTAG
- a CDS encoding biotin--[acetyl-CoA-carboxylase] ligase has translation MTPSDASAGASAGRWSSLDRPPLNVAALQRALVTGDGLWTSLEVVARTGSTNTDLATRAAELPEGAVLVAEEQSAGRGRLDRSWVAPARSGLFFSVLFKPGDAVPQEQWGWLTLLAGVATATGLSRAAGVDTALKWPNDLLVTVEGEERKTGGILAERVADGVVVGIGLNVSLTEDELPVPTAGSLALAKASVTDRDPLLRAVLRSLEEWYGNWRAAGGDPAASGLQETYAAGCATLGRHVRAELPGGRTLTGTAEAVDTDGRLVIRTAEGRHEAVGAGDVVHLRSVH, from the coding sequence ATGACGCCATCAGATGCCTCAGCAGGAGCTTCCGCCGGTCGTTGGTCGAGCCTGGACCGGCCGCCGCTCAACGTCGCCGCCCTTCAGCGGGCCCTCGTCACCGGGGACGGGCTGTGGACCTCCCTGGAGGTCGTCGCCCGTACCGGGTCCACCAATACCGACCTTGCCACGCGGGCGGCCGAGCTGCCCGAGGGGGCCGTGCTCGTCGCCGAGGAGCAGAGCGCCGGGCGCGGGCGGCTCGACCGGAGCTGGGTCGCGCCCGCGCGGTCGGGGCTGTTCTTCTCCGTCCTGTTCAAGCCGGGCGACGCGGTGCCGCAGGAGCAGTGGGGGTGGCTGACCCTGCTGGCGGGGGTGGCCACCGCCACCGGGCTGTCCCGGGCGGCCGGCGTGGACACCGCCCTGAAGTGGCCCAACGACCTGCTGGTCACGGTCGAGGGCGAGGAGCGCAAGACCGGCGGGATCCTCGCCGAGCGCGTCGCCGACGGGGTGGTCGTCGGGATCGGGCTGAACGTCTCCCTGACCGAGGACGAGCTGCCGGTACCGACCGCGGGCTCGCTGGCGCTGGCCAAGGCCTCCGTGACCGACCGGGACCCGCTGCTGCGGGCCGTCCTGCGGTCTCTGGAGGAGTGGTACGGAAACTGGCGCGCGGCCGGCGGAGACCCGGCGGCCAGCGGTCTCCAGGAGACCTACGCGGCGGGCTGCGCGACCCTCGGTCGGCACGTCCGCGCGGAGCTGCCCGGCGGGCGCACCCTCACCGGAACGGCCGAAGCGGTGGACACCGATGGCCGCCTGGTGATCCGTACGGCCGAGGGCCGGCACGAGGCGGTGGGCGCGGGCGACGTCGTCCACCTGCGCTCCGTGCACTGA
- a CDS encoding acyl-CoA carboxylase subunit beta: MSQPSEPIDMHTTAGKIADLQRRIDEATHAGSARAVEKQHAKGKLTARERVALLLDEGSFVELDEFARHRSTNFGLEKTRPYGDGVVTGYGTVDGRPVAVFSQDFTVFGGALGEVYGQKIMKVMDFALKTGCPLVGINDSGGARIQEGVSALGMYGEIFRRNVHASGVIPQISLVVGPCAGGAVYSPAITDFTVMVDQTSHMFITGPDVIKTVTGEDVGFEELGGARTHNSTSGVAHHMAGDEKDAIEYVKSLLAYLPSNNLSEPPAFPEDADTEVSDTDRELDVLIPDSANQPYDMHTVIEHVLDDAEFLETQALFAPNILTGFGRVEGHPVGVVANQPMQFAGCLDIDASEKAARFVRTCDAFNIPVLTFVDVPGFLPGTDQEYNGIIRRGAKLIYAYAEATVPLITVITRKAFGGAYDVMGSKHLGADLNLAWPTAQIAVMGAQGAVNILHRRTIAEAAPEEVEETRARLITEYEDALLNPYTAAERGYIDAVTMPSETRAHVVKGLRQLRTKRESLPPKKHGNIPL; encoded by the coding sequence ATGTCACAACCGTCAGAGCCGATCGACATGCACACCACCGCGGGCAAGATCGCGGATCTGCAGCGCCGCATCGACGAAGCCACCCACGCCGGGTCCGCGCGTGCCGTGGAGAAGCAGCACGCCAAGGGCAAGCTGACGGCGCGTGAGCGGGTTGCCCTCCTGCTGGACGAGGGATCCTTCGTCGAGCTCGACGAGTTCGCCCGGCACCGTTCCACCAACTTCGGTCTCGAGAAGACCCGTCCCTACGGCGACGGCGTCGTCACCGGCTACGGCACGGTGGACGGCCGCCCGGTGGCCGTGTTCTCGCAGGACTTCACCGTCTTCGGCGGGGCCCTCGGCGAGGTCTACGGCCAGAAGATCATGAAGGTCATGGACTTCGCGCTGAAGACGGGCTGCCCGCTCGTCGGCATCAACGACTCCGGTGGCGCCCGTATCCAGGAGGGCGTCAGCGCGCTGGGCATGTACGGGGAGATCTTCCGCCGCAACGTCCACGCGTCCGGCGTGATCCCGCAGATCAGCCTGGTCGTCGGGCCGTGCGCGGGTGGCGCCGTGTACTCCCCGGCGATCACCGACTTCACGGTCATGGTCGACCAGACCTCGCACATGTTCATCACCGGCCCGGACGTCATCAAGACGGTCACCGGCGAGGACGTCGGCTTCGAGGAGCTGGGCGGGGCGCGCACGCACAACAGCACGTCCGGCGTCGCGCACCACATGGCGGGCGACGAGAAGGACGCCATCGAGTACGTGAAGTCACTGCTCGCGTACCTGCCGTCGAACAACCTCTCCGAGCCGCCGGCCTTCCCGGAGGATGCGGACACCGAGGTCTCCGACACCGACCGCGAGCTCGACGTACTGATCCCGGACAGCGCGAACCAGCCGTACGACATGCACACCGTGATCGAGCACGTGCTCGACGACGCGGAGTTCCTGGAGACGCAGGCCCTGTTCGCGCCGAACATCCTGACCGGCTTCGGCCGCGTCGAGGGCCACCCGGTGGGCGTCGTCGCCAACCAGCCGATGCAGTTCGCCGGCTGTCTGGACATCGACGCCTCCGAGAAGGCGGCGCGGTTCGTGCGGACCTGCGACGCCTTCAACATCCCGGTGCTGACCTTCGTGGACGTCCCGGGCTTCCTTCCGGGCACCGACCAGGAGTACAACGGAATCATCCGACGCGGCGCGAAGCTGATCTACGCGTACGCCGAGGCCACCGTTCCGCTGATCACCGTCATCACCCGCAAGGCCTTCGGCGGCGCGTACGACGTCATGGGCTCCAAGCACCTCGGCGCCGACCTGAACCTGGCCTGGCCGACCGCGCAGATCGCCGTCATGGGCGCGCAGGGCGCCGTGAACATCCTGCACCGCCGCACCATCGCGGAGGCCGCCCCCGAGGAGGTGGAGGAGACCCGGGCCCGGCTCATCACCGAGTACGAGGACGCGCTGCTCAACCCGTACACGGCGGCCGAGCGCGGCTACATCGACGCGGTGACCATGCCGTCCGAGACCCGGGCGCACGTGGTGAAGGGACTGCGGCAGCTGCGCACCAAGCGGGAGTCCCTGCCGCCGAAGAAGCACGGCAACATCCCGCTCTAG
- a CDS encoding acyl-CoA carboxylase epsilon subunit: MIKVVKGNPTPEELAAALAVVQARAAVLAMAPSGAPPVADEWSTPARVARRRVPHPGPRAWGRTYWPA; encoded by the coding sequence GTGATCAAGGTCGTCAAGGGCAACCCGACCCCGGAGGAGCTGGCCGCCGCTCTGGCGGTGGTCCAGGCGCGCGCGGCGGTGCTGGCCATGGCACCGTCGGGCGCTCCGCCGGTCGCGGACGAGTGGTCGACGCCGGCCCGCGTGGCCCGGCGGCGGGTGCCGCACCCGGGGCCGCGGGCCTGGGGACGTACGTACTGGCCCGCGTAG
- the mmpB gene encoding morphogenic membrane protein MmpB encodes MLWSDPKNEPPKDMRDAQAMIRRLSLVLALAMLVVVYVLGVGHF; translated from the coding sequence ATGCTCTGGTCCGACCCGAAGAACGAGCCGCCCAAGGACATGCGCGACGCGCAGGCGATGATCCGGCGGCTGAGCCTGGTGCTCGCCCTCGCCATGCTCGTGGTGGTCTACGTCCTGGGCGTGGGCCACTTCTAG
- a CDS encoding nucleoside triphosphate pyrophosphatase: protein MATMTATPEPATGRKLVLASASPARLNLLRQAGLAPHVIVSGFDEDTLNHDEPAALALALAEAKAAVVAGLDEAAGALVIGCDSVLELDGEALGKPADADEATARWKSMRGRAGVLRTGHCVIDTVSGRQVSATASTTVRFGEPTDAEVAAYVASGEPLHVAGAFTLDGLSAPFIDGIDGDHGNVIGLSLPLLRSLLGELGVSITDLWA from the coding sequence ATGGCCACCATGACTGCCACACCTGAGCCCGCGACCGGGCGCAAGCTCGTCCTCGCCTCCGCCTCCCCCGCCCGGCTGAACCTGCTGCGGCAGGCCGGGCTCGCCCCGCACGTGATCGTCAGCGGTTTCGACGAGGACACCCTGAACCACGACGAGCCGGCCGCCCTGGCGCTGGCCCTCGCCGAGGCGAAGGCGGCCGTCGTGGCGGGCCTGGACGAGGCCGCCGGCGCCCTGGTGATCGGCTGCGACTCGGTGCTGGAGCTGGACGGCGAGGCGCTGGGCAAGCCGGCCGACGCCGACGAGGCCACCGCGCGCTGGAAGTCGATGCGCGGGCGGGCCGGCGTGCTGCGCACCGGGCACTGCGTGATCGACACGGTGAGCGGCCGTCAGGTCTCGGCGACGGCGTCGACGACGGTGCGCTTCGGCGAGCCGACGGACGCGGAGGTAGCCGCGTACGTGGCGAGCGGGGAACCCCTGCACGTGGCGGGGGCGTTCACGCTGGACGGGCTGTCGGCGCCGTTCATCGACGGCATCGACGGGGATCACGGCAACGTCATCGGGCTCTCGCTGCCGCTGCTGCGCTCCCTGCTGGGCGAACTGGGCGTGTCCATCACGGACCTGTGGGCTTGA
- a CDS encoding class I SAM-dependent DNA methyltransferase, which yields MPATRRTSVSTAHFDKAYRSRSDPWGTLHKAYEREKFADTAALLPAGRFARALEIGCGVGALTRLLAPHCDELLATDCSAAAIEQARSNCADLANVSLATLRVPDDLVDGDADLDLVVMSEVGYYLSAPDLRLAALRISARLRPGGHLLLAHWVHEDEGPAGVMTGRGVHEVFRAAPGMHRVDGREATRYDTRYRLDLLRRRP from the coding sequence ATGCCCGCCACCCGCCGCACCTCGGTGTCCACCGCGCACTTCGACAAGGCGTACCGCTCCCGGTCCGACCCCTGGGGGACCCTCCACAAGGCCTACGAACGCGAGAAGTTCGCCGACACCGCCGCCCTGCTGCCCGCCGGCCGCTTCGCCCGCGCACTGGAGATCGGCTGCGGCGTCGGCGCCCTCACCCGGCTGCTGGCACCGCACTGCGACGAGCTCCTCGCCACCGACTGCTCCGCAGCCGCGATCGAGCAGGCCCGGAGCAACTGCGCCGACCTGGCGAACGTCTCCCTCGCCACGCTCCGCGTGCCCGACGACCTGGTGGACGGGGACGCGGACCTCGACCTCGTCGTCATGTCCGAGGTGGGCTACTACCTTTCGGCCCCGGACCTGCGACTCGCGGCCCTGCGGATCTCCGCACGGCTGCGCCCCGGCGGGCACCTGCTCCTCGCGCACTGGGTCCACGAGGACGAGGGCCCGGCGGGCGTCATGACCGGCCGGGGCGTGCACGAGGTCTTCCGCGCCGCCCCCGGCATGCACCGGGTCGACGGCAGGGAGGCGACCCGCTACGACACCCGCTACCGGCTGGACCTCCTGCGACGCCGACCGTAG
- a CDS encoding PIG-L family deacetylase: MTPPAAERAPSDAAGPRWNTVVLSPHFDDAALSVAGLLGRLPGPTAVLTVHGGPPPATARVSWWDAGCGFATAQEAYRARREEDARACALMGVRQLTLPNADSPYRQGGELTGLGPFLRELHPDTAVLVPLGTDQPDHAAVRDQALAALATTADAARRRTYAYADLPYTGAVRRWGTDAAPDRLARDPQYGGALREMASRYRMRVAYDVRLDDAEWAAKRAAVLCHASQLAPVAVGHGPFLRRPGPLRAELVWELEPRPDTPARTQEQEQH, encoded by the coding sequence GTGACCCCGCCGGCGGCGGAACGGGCCCCGTCCGATGCGGCCGGACCGCGCTGGAACACGGTCGTCCTCTCCCCGCACTTCGACGACGCGGCCCTCTCCGTCGCCGGCCTGCTCGGCCGCCTGCCCGGCCCCACCGCGGTGCTGACCGTCCACGGCGGCCCGCCGCCCGCCACGGCCCGCGTCTCCTGGTGGGACGCGGGCTGCGGGTTCGCCACGGCCCAGGAGGCGTACCGCGCGCGTCGGGAGGAGGACGCGCGCGCCTGCGCCCTGATGGGCGTGCGCCAGCTGACGCTGCCGAACGCCGACAGCCCGTACCGCCAGGGCGGCGAGCTCACCGGGCTGGGGCCGTTCCTGCGGGAACTGCACCCGGACACCGCGGTCCTGGTGCCGCTGGGCACCGACCAGCCGGACCACGCGGCCGTCCGCGACCAGGCACTCGCCGCCCTCGCCACGACGGCCGACGCCGCCCGCCGGCGTACGTACGCGTACGCGGACCTCCCCTACACCGGAGCCGTGCGCCGCTGGGGCACCGACGCCGCGCCCGACCGCCTCGCGCGCGACCCGCAGTACGGGGGCGCGCTGCGGGAGATGGCGAGCCGGTACCGGATGCGCGTGGCGTACGACGTCCGGCTCGACGACGCCGAGTGGGCCGCCAAGCGCGCGGCCGTCCTGTGCCACGCCTCCCAACTCGCCCCGGTCGCCGTCGGCCACGGCCCCTTCCTGCGCCGGCCCGGCCCCCTCCGGGCCGAACTCGTCTGGGAACTGGAGCCGCGCCCGGACACCCCCGCACGCACTCAGGAGCAGGAGCAGCACTGA
- a CDS encoding GNAT family N-acetyltransferase yields MQGKLVRLERPRDEDYELMARWFGPDAPAAVMAATDGDVVTAEEFRRLDQNGGLRQFAVRDADDRTVGAVHFKAQGPVGGYVLGGAIGDRELWRRGLGAEAFDLLIDHLFHARGAHRVQFTTALYNKNVLRLVTGVGFTLEGILREYFYLDGRHHDGAVWGLLRHEYYAAVEELKRTDPTFSLPDAIPEEDKAEARRLLAEYIAGPFGKTSSGLLLAATGKDAQ; encoded by the coding sequence ATGCAGGGCAAACTCGTCAGGCTCGAACGGCCCAGGGACGAGGACTACGAGCTGATGGCACGGTGGTTCGGGCCCGACGCCCCCGCCGCCGTCATGGCCGCCACCGACGGCGACGTCGTCACCGCCGAGGAGTTCCGCAGGCTCGACCAGAACGGCGGGCTGCGTCAGTTCGCCGTCCGCGACGCCGACGACCGGACCGTGGGAGCCGTGCACTTCAAGGCCCAGGGCCCGGTCGGCGGCTACGTCCTCGGCGGTGCGATCGGCGACCGTGAGCTGTGGCGCCGCGGCCTCGGCGCCGAAGCCTTCGACCTGCTCATCGACCACCTCTTCCACGCGCGGGGCGCCCACCGCGTGCAGTTCACCACCGCGCTCTACAACAAGAACGTGCTGCGCCTGGTGACCGGCGTGGGCTTCACCCTCGAAGGCATCCTGCGCGAGTACTTCTACCTCGACGGCCGCCACCACGACGGCGCGGTGTGGGGACTGCTGCGCCACGAGTACTACGCGGCCGTCGAAGAGCTGAAGCGCACCGACCCCACCTTCTCCCTCCCCGACGCCATCCCCGAGGAGGACAAGGCCGAGGCCCGCCGGCTCCTCGCCGAGTACATCGCCGGCCCGTTCGGCAAGACCTCGTCCGGACTCCTGCTCGCCGCCACCGGCAAGGACGCGCAGTGA
- a CDS encoding macrolide family glycosyltransferase, which yields MPLHVGFVGIAWHGHVNPTLGLVEELVRRGHRVSYAVTEAFAETVRAVGAEPVVYRNPVDDALTDDGLDISPTDFLREAEAALPVLTEAWADDRPDVIAYDGIAWAGRVLAARWGIPAAEMWPSFVSNEHFSLEAEFLADHPLHPGILRFVRELTRFLTAHGLSGDGDSVTAFLGHTEPLRLVFLPRSFQYCGETFDDRFAFVGPCGGDRGFQGDWQPADDHRPVLLIALGTACYDWPEFFRMCGEAVADLPWQVVMAYGPGIDPDAIGPLPEHVDARPHVPQLAVLRRADAFVTHGGMGSTMEALLHGTPMVAVPQTQEQTAVAERIDRLGLGVRLDRDRLTARTLREALVRVMDDPRIRAGAARMRDELRSAGAAPEAADRLERLVAPAPDGN from the coding sequence ATGCCGCTCCACGTCGGATTCGTCGGGATCGCGTGGCACGGTCATGTGAACCCCACGCTCGGCCTGGTCGAAGAGCTGGTGCGCCGGGGCCACCGCGTCTCCTACGCGGTCACCGAGGCGTTCGCCGAGACCGTGCGGGCCGTCGGTGCGGAACCCGTCGTCTACCGCAACCCGGTCGACGACGCCCTGACCGACGACGGCCTGGACATCTCCCCGACGGACTTCCTCCGGGAGGCCGAGGCCGCCCTGCCCGTACTGACCGAGGCCTGGGCCGACGACCGGCCCGACGTCATCGCCTACGACGGGATCGCCTGGGCCGGCCGGGTCCTCGCCGCCCGGTGGGGGATCCCGGCCGCCGAGATGTGGCCCTCCTTCGTCTCCAACGAGCACTTCTCCCTGGAGGCGGAGTTCCTCGCGGACCATCCGCTGCACCCCGGCATCCTGCGCTTCGTCCGCGAGCTGACCCGCTTCCTCACCGCCCACGGCCTGTCCGGGGACGGCGACTCCGTCACCGCCTTCCTCGGCCACACCGAGCCGCTGCGCCTGGTCTTCCTGCCGCGCTCCTTCCAGTACTGCGGGGAGACCTTCGACGACCGCTTCGCCTTCGTCGGACCCTGCGGCGGCGACCGCGGCTTCCAGGGCGACTGGCAGCCCGCCGACGACCACCGTCCGGTGCTGCTGATCGCGCTGGGCACCGCCTGCTACGACTGGCCCGAGTTCTTCCGGATGTGCGGCGAGGCCGTCGCGGACCTGCCCTGGCAGGTCGTCATGGCGTACGGGCCCGGGATCGACCCCGACGCCATCGGCCCGCTGCCGGAGCACGTCGACGCCCGGCCGCACGTACCCCAGCTCGCCGTCCTGCGCCGCGCCGACGCGTTCGTCACCCACGGGGGCATGGGCAGCACCATGGAGGCCCTGCTCCACGGCACCCCGATGGTGGCCGTCCCGCAGACCCAGGAACAGACCGCCGTCGCCGAACGCATCGACCGACTGGGCCTCGGCGTCCGCCTCGACCGCGACCGGCTGACCGCGCGGACCCTGCGCGAAGCCCTCGTCCGCGTCATGGACGACCCCCGCATCCGCGCCGGCGCGGCCCGGATGCGCGACGAACTGCGCTCCGCGGGCGCCGCCCCCGAGGCCGCCGACCGCCTCGAACGGCTGGTCGCGCCCGCCCCGGACGGCAACTGA